The following proteins are co-located in the Mesorhizobium sp. M1E.F.Ca.ET.045.02.1.1 genome:
- a CDS encoding SDR family NAD(P)-dependent oxidoreductase — MNELIGKSAVVTGAASGIGNAIATHFIAAGASVLLCDINRGAVEEAARELGRLAKPRVTDVSDESQVESAITEAAKEFGAVDIVVNVAGFGAIAPITEITAEKWNAVQAVTLTGVFYGVKHGARQMLRQGRAGVIINISSVNAQHPGEGQAAYCAAKAGVDMITRVGALELGPKGIRVVGIAPGLVETPLTKHELENPAMRELFMAIIPMNRAVAAKEIGDAAVFLASDRASSITGATLVIDGGSLTRGYPAVLTGLRKAS; from the coding sequence ATGAACGAGTTGATTGGAAAATCAGCAGTCGTCACCGGCGCGGCATCCGGCATCGGAAACGCGATCGCGACGCATTTCATCGCCGCCGGCGCGAGCGTGCTGCTCTGCGACATCAATAGAGGGGCGGTTGAGGAAGCAGCGCGCGAGCTGGGCCGTCTCGCGAAACCCCGCGTGACCGATGTGTCTGACGAAAGCCAAGTCGAAAGCGCGATCACCGAAGCTGCTAAGGAGTTCGGAGCCGTGGACATCGTGGTTAACGTCGCAGGCTTCGGCGCGATTGCTCCGATAACCGAAATCACGGCTGAAAAGTGGAACGCCGTTCAAGCCGTTACTCTGACGGGCGTGTTCTACGGAGTGAAGCACGGCGCCCGGCAGATGTTAAGGCAGGGTCGCGCCGGCGTCATCATCAATATCTCCTCAGTCAACGCACAACACCCCGGTGAAGGCCAGGCGGCTTATTGCGCCGCCAAGGCCGGCGTCGACATGATCACGCGCGTTGGAGCTCTCGAACTCGGTCCCAAGGGCATCCGCGTGGTCGGCATCGCGCCGGGTCTCGTGGAAACGCCTTTGACGAAGCACGAACTCGAAAATCCTGCGATGCGCGAGCTCTTCATGGCGATCATCCCGATGAACCGGGCGGTTGCAGCCAAGGAGATTGGAGATGCTGCCGTTTTCCTTGCATCCGATCGCGCAAGCTCGATCACCGGCGCGACCCTCGTGATTGATGGTGGATCGCTGACGCGCGGCTATCCGGCAGTCCTGACAGGACTGAGGAAAGCATCATGA
- a CDS encoding DUF4331 family protein yields the protein MSDHFSGPAIMGDPAVDISDFFAFPSPERPGNLVLIMDVFPLATPDSRFSNVVTHRFRLRPLARSERHIVTGANEYTIDVRFSDVPEGTAVQKGQIITSDGLKASFTVGEQVEEESMRVFAGLVSDPFFMDVEATLRTDFSGKMSFDTAANTVQFRDVLSIVVEIPFRSIVERFGGATLIAAVSETVVTVNGKPLRLEHVGRPETKNVLMANPTRDPRAKNIELRDLYNREDTFTLSDVYRPLYETRLDANLAYWDELDGATEWPVEEDGRHPLRDLFLGDFLIVDLANPFSAGSFLEIERALMDDRAHNSAGGRWLDDDILDDMLSMIVNGGRGKRVGDGVDMPTKPAARTFPYVREPNLRSDLPLPAFLKG from the coding sequence GTGTCAGATCATTTCAGCGGGCCAGCCATTATGGGCGATCCAGCAGTCGACATTTCGGACTTTTTTGCGTTCCCTAGCCCCGAGCGGCCGGGAAACCTGGTTCTCATCATGGACGTATTCCCGCTCGCGACGCCGGATTCACGGTTCAGCAACGTCGTCACGCATCGATTCCGGCTACGGCCATTGGCGCGCTCCGAGCGCCACATCGTCACCGGCGCGAACGAATACACCATCGACGTCCGGTTCAGCGATGTTCCCGAGGGGACTGCAGTCCAGAAGGGGCAGATCATCACGTCGGATGGCCTGAAGGCAAGCTTCACAGTCGGAGAGCAGGTCGAAGAAGAAAGCATGCGCGTGTTTGCGGGACTGGTCAGCGATCCGTTCTTCATGGATGTCGAGGCTACGCTCCGGACGGATTTCTCCGGCAAGATGTCGTTCGACACCGCGGCGAATACGGTACAGTTTCGCGACGTCCTCTCGATCGTGGTCGAAATCCCTTTTCGATCAATCGTGGAACGTTTCGGCGGCGCGACATTGATCGCCGCCGTTTCGGAAACAGTGGTGACAGTCAACGGTAAGCCACTGCGGCTCGAGCACGTCGGACGGCCAGAGACCAAGAACGTGCTGATGGCGAATCCGACACGCGATCCGCGCGCGAAAAACATCGAGTTGCGTGACTTGTACAATCGCGAGGACACGTTCACGCTCTCAGACGTCTACCGCCCGCTATACGAGACACGCCTCGACGCGAATTTGGCTTACTGGGACGAGTTGGACGGGGCGACCGAGTGGCCCGTTGAAGAAGATGGTCGTCACCCGCTGCGCGACCTGTTCCTGGGTGATTTTCTGATTGTCGATCTCGCGAACCCGTTCTCCGCAGGGAGCTTCCTCGAGATCGAGCGCGCGCTGATGGATGATCGAGCGCACAATAGCGCCGGTGGCCGATGGCTCGATGACGACATCCTCGACGATATGCTCTCGATGATCGTGAATGGAGGGCGGGGCAAGCGTGTCGGAGATGGCGTGGATATGCCGACGAAGCCCGCAGCCCGCACTTTCCCCTACGTGCGCGAACCGAATCTGCGCTCTGACCTGCCGCTACCAGCATTTCTGAAAGGCTAA
- a CDS encoding MarC family protein, which yields MAIRLRTTNSGRGRRTLFVKNFGRLIALILVFAATVSAASAQGVAAPALRPGALSAWTFGEVFTFLFVTLGPLNVILPFLGMTQGRSAAFKRQAAFTAFSVALIGLLVVAAIGAATLKAWGISIGALLLTGGAILVLVALRPVLAGYSPRAGEPSSAANPASATELAFSPLAFPTIVTPYGLALLVLLVTLYPASSEGLWVLAMAALVLALDLIVMLAADRIAKIPLVNPGLNILGCVMNVLLIALGVQAVADGLRLIAEQRF from the coding sequence ATGGCCATCCGCCTGCGCACCACCAATTCCGGCAGAGGTCGCCGGACACTCTTTGTGAAGAACTTCGGCAGGCTTATTGCGCTTATATTGGTGTTCGCCGCGACAGTCTCGGCAGCCTCGGCGCAGGGCGTCGCCGCGCCTGCGCTTCGTCCCGGAGCACTCTCCGCATGGACCTTCGGTGAAGTTTTTACGTTCCTCTTCGTTACCCTCGGCCCGCTCAACGTCATCCTGCCATTTCTTGGGATGACGCAGGGCCGCAGTGCTGCCTTCAAGCGCCAGGCGGCCTTCACGGCATTCAGTGTTGCATTGATCGGACTGCTCGTCGTAGCGGCGATCGGCGCGGCAACGCTTAAGGCCTGGGGCATTTCTATCGGCGCACTCCTCCTTACGGGAGGCGCCATCCTTGTTCTCGTTGCGCTACGGCCCGTGTTGGCAGGCTATAGCCCGCGCGCAGGTGAACCGTCATCAGCGGCTAACCCGGCCAGCGCGACCGAACTGGCGTTTTCGCCGCTCGCTTTTCCCACCATCGTCACACCCTACGGCCTCGCGCTGCTGGTCCTGCTGGTCACGCTTTACCCGGCAAGTTCGGAAGGACTGTGGGTTCTGGCCATGGCGGCCTTGGTGCTCGCCCTCGACTTGATCGTCATGCTGGCCGCCGACCGCATTGCGAAGATCCCTCTCGTCAATCCAGGCCTCAATATTCTCGGATGCGTGATGAACGTCCTCTTGATTGCGCTGGGCGTGCAAGCGGTCGCCGACGGCCTACGCCTAATCGCAGAGCAGAGATTCTGA
- a CDS encoding Dyp-type peroxidase — protein MSTAAMTRALTAADLRANLSDIQDNVVAPILMRYGRHIFLKFHDGAKAREWMRVMIARVNARPQEHGTCFTVNVGFTFEGLAALGLSKRSLDSFPQAFRMGARARAEAIGDTGLHAPEHWEGGLGGPDIHAMAWIRTDSDQGRELATEIVRAEMEEIGGIEVRFLQDTMALAHANGIGSEGEHFGFADPISQPPIEGADAPWYPGDGVQEPDGSWRPLKAGEFVLGYEDEAGPAGVMGPEPFELRVNGTYMVFRKLHQDVAAFRRFLQTAAKSLYGSDDEYQQERVAAKMMGRWRSGCPVDLSPDKDDLAIAADPERRNNFSYAGDDQGLRCPVGAHLRRTNPRATALKRATTVRRHRLIRRGVEYGPHLEDGALNDDGVDRGLINLFIQADIERQFEFVQKEWMKGGEFIGLGANEQDPINGVGGEGSQMMVPGAKQPFLFDLPSFVTVKGGEYLFVPGLKALEGLIQQRF, from the coding sequence ATGAGCACTGCTGCAATGACACGCGCTTTGACCGCCGCCGATTTGAGGGCGAATCTCAGCGACATTCAGGACAATGTCGTTGCGCCGATCCTCATGAGATACGGGCGCCATATCTTCCTGAAATTCCATGACGGCGCAAAGGCACGTGAATGGATGCGCGTCATGATCGCGCGCGTGAATGCTCGGCCGCAGGAGCACGGGACATGCTTCACCGTGAACGTCGGCTTCACGTTTGAAGGACTAGCAGCGCTCGGCCTGTCGAAACGTTCGCTTGACAGTTTTCCGCAGGCCTTTCGGATGGGCGCCCGCGCCCGTGCCGAGGCGATCGGCGACACGGGCTTGCACGCCCCAGAGCATTGGGAGGGCGGTCTCGGCGGTCCCGACATTCACGCGATGGCGTGGATCCGGACCGATTCCGATCAAGGCCGCGAACTGGCGACTGAGATCGTCCGTGCCGAAATGGAAGAGATCGGGGGAATAGAGGTCCGCTTCCTCCAGGACACGATGGCGCTCGCGCATGCGAACGGGATCGGTTCCGAGGGCGAGCATTTTGGATTTGCCGACCCGATCTCCCAGCCTCCGATCGAGGGTGCCGACGCGCCTTGGTATCCTGGCGACGGCGTGCAGGAGCCGGATGGGTCCTGGCGTCCTTTGAAAGCCGGCGAGTTTGTGCTGGGTTACGAAGACGAGGCTGGCCCTGCGGGCGTCATGGGTCCGGAACCGTTCGAGCTGCGGGTGAATGGGACGTACATGGTCTTCCGCAAGCTCCATCAGGATGTGGCTGCCTTCCGCAGATTTCTGCAAACCGCGGCCAAGTCGCTTTACGGTTCCGACGACGAGTATCAACAGGAACGCGTGGCAGCGAAGATGATGGGCCGGTGGCGCAGCGGCTGCCCCGTGGATCTGTCGCCGGACAAGGATGACCTTGCCATCGCTGCGGACCCGGAGCGCCGCAACAACTTCAGCTATGCAGGCGACGACCAGGGACTGCGGTGCCCAGTCGGCGCGCACCTACGCAGAACCAATCCACGCGCCACTGCCCTCAAGCGCGCGACCACGGTGCGAAGGCATCGCCTGATCCGACGCGGCGTCGAATATGGGCCGCACCTCGAGGACGGCGCGCTCAACGACGACGGCGTCGATCGCGGGCTGATCAACCTCTTCATCCAGGCCGACATCGAGAGGCAATTCGAGTTCGTCCAAAAGGAATGGATGAAAGGCGGTGAGTTCATCGGACTCGGCGCAAACGAGCAGGACCCGATCAACGGCGTGGGGGGTGAAGGCTCTCAGATGATGGTACCGGGCGCTAAGCAGCCGTTCCTGTTCGATCTTCCCAGCTTCGTCACGGTCAAGGGAGGCGAATATCTGTTCGTACCCGGACTGAAGGCGCTCGAAGGCCTGATCCAGCAGCGATTCTAA
- a CDS encoding TetR/AcrR family transcriptional regulator → MNTAKPEHPDRAYHHGDLQRAIVNAAIDVLRETQSTEFSLRELARRAGVSHNAPYKHFADKRELLGAVSAAGFDQLADRMSDAGRGRSNPRTRLTAMARSHVRQGIENPALYRLMFGGLLGVAGDGRPTIEMAAAEKLRALIEGAVIDGALGSPVPRSRRNTSKIDSAVLSYWSQIHGLTLLLIDRLVGPSARSDNLAVRAVNTMIDGLAAGIPALPSDVWVGPRILQRTSEERGLGVSISQGGEQSLPGQDLATGPVNTGQ, encoded by the coding sequence ATGAACACAGCTAAACCCGAACACCCTGATCGTGCGTATCACCATGGCGATCTTCAGCGCGCCATCGTCAATGCAGCGATCGACGTCCTGCGCGAGACGCAAAGCACCGAATTCTCCCTGCGAGAACTGGCCCGACGTGCCGGTGTGAGCCATAACGCGCCTTACAAGCACTTCGCAGATAAGCGAGAATTGTTGGGCGCCGTGTCCGCAGCGGGCTTCGATCAGCTTGCCGATCGAATGAGCGATGCGGGACGGGGACGCAGCAATCCGCGTACGCGCCTTACTGCAATGGCCCGCAGCCATGTGCGGCAGGGTATCGAAAATCCTGCGCTCTATAGACTGATGTTCGGTGGGTTGCTTGGCGTTGCGGGCGATGGCCGGCCTACAATCGAAATGGCAGCAGCCGAGAAACTGAGAGCGCTTATCGAGGGAGCCGTCATCGACGGCGCTCTAGGAAGCCCCGTCCCCAGGAGCCGGCGCAACACGTCAAAGATAGACAGCGCAGTGTTGAGCTATTGGTCGCAAATTCACGGCCTTACCTTGCTGCTGATCGATCGCCTTGTCGGCCCGAGCGCGCGGTCCGACAACCTGGCCGTTCGCGCGGTGAACACAATGATCGACGGATTGGCGGCGGGAATTCCTGCCCTGCCCTCCGACGTTTGGGTAGGACCGCGAATCCTGCAGCGAACGAGCGAGGAGCGGGGCCTCGGCGTCAGCATCTCGCAGGGTGGAGAGCAATCGCTGCCAGGGCAAGATCTGGCTACCGGTCCAGTCAACACGGGACAGTAA
- a CDS encoding efflux RND transporter permease subunit, with protein sequence MNRFNLSAWALAHRSVVYYLMLAILVLGIGAYLQLGRNEDPTFTIKTMVVQARWPGATLDDTLHQVTERLERKLQETPHLDYLKSYTKAGESTVFVYLKGSTPPKTVADTWYQVRKKIEDIRLTLPQGVIGPVADDEFGDTYGIIYGFTADGYTNRELRDYVENVRSRLLQVPDVAKVNLIGAQPERIYIEFSPQKLAGYGLTAEALTTALQAQNVVVPSGEIVTDQEGIKLQVSGALKSEKDILAVNFAVGDRIIRLADIAQVRREDANPPDPIFRINGKPGLGLGISMRDGGDVLALGRNVEETVKELRKDLPVGIEPTMIANQPETVSHAIGEFMEALWEAIAIVLVVSVLSLGFRAGSVVAISIPLVLAVVFAAMLALGIDLQRISLGALIIALGLLVDDAMITIETMVSRLERGDDKPTAAVFAYASTAMPRLAGTLVTVAGFVPVGFARSDAGEYTFSLFAVVALSLIASWVVSGLFAPVVGVALLGKPKHSHSEMLSAPMRLFKRALLAAMRAKWITILVTAGLFAAALAGARLIPQQFFPSSDRPELLVDLKLQDNASILATNEVVQQFDEIVAADPDVEHFSTYVGQGAIRFYLPLDVALPNPFFAQSVIVTKGLKEREQVRARLEKALATRFPQVVARVNPLELGPPVGWPVKYRVDGPDPAQVRSIALEVADALGKTAGLRNVNFDWVEPSRIMRVRVDQDQARQLGLSSAVVATALNAIVSGTTVTQVRDDIYLVDVVARAEQTERTSLESLRSLQIPLPGGRVVPLRQIATFDYSQEYPIVWRRDRVPTLTVQADVVPGMLPATAVKAFEPQLDKLVAALPSGYHISTGGSVEESGKAQGSVMAVLPAMGLLVLTILMFQLQSFQRMFLVLSVAPLGIIGVVAALLLAQAPLGFVAILGVLALTGMIARNSVILIDQIETERRTGAHPWDAVVTAALHRTRPILLTAAAATLGMVPIAPTVFWGPMAFAIIGGLAIATVLTLIFLPALYVAWFRISEPRPSEVHVDAAEIGDLALQA encoded by the coding sequence ATGAACCGCTTCAATCTCTCCGCTTGGGCGCTCGCGCATCGCTCGGTCGTCTACTACCTGATGCTGGCTATCCTTGTCCTAGGGATCGGGGCTTACCTGCAACTGGGGCGCAACGAGGATCCCACGTTCACCATCAAGACCATGGTGGTGCAGGCGAGATGGCCTGGCGCCACGCTCGACGACACCCTGCACCAGGTAACCGAACGCTTGGAGCGCAAGCTTCAGGAAACGCCTCATCTCGACTACCTGAAGAGCTACACCAAGGCCGGCGAGTCCACGGTCTTCGTATACCTGAAAGGATCGACGCCCCCGAAGACGGTGGCGGATACCTGGTATCAGGTGCGCAAGAAAATTGAAGACATCAGGCTGACCTTGCCGCAGGGCGTGATCGGCCCGGTAGCCGATGATGAGTTCGGCGATACCTACGGCATCATCTATGGTTTCACCGCCGACGGCTACACCAACCGCGAGTTACGAGACTACGTGGAAAACGTCCGTTCTCGGCTCTTGCAGGTGCCCGATGTCGCCAAGGTAAATTTGATCGGCGCGCAGCCTGAGCGCATCTACATCGAGTTCTCGCCTCAAAAGCTCGCGGGCTACGGCCTTACCGCGGAAGCTCTGACAACAGCGCTGCAGGCTCAAAACGTCGTGGTTCCCTCGGGTGAGATCGTCACCGATCAGGAAGGCATCAAACTGCAGGTAAGCGGGGCGCTGAAATCCGAGAAGGATATCCTCGCCGTCAACTTTGCCGTGGGCGATCGCATCATTCGCCTTGCCGACATCGCTCAAGTGCGCCGCGAGGATGCCAACCCGCCAGATCCGATCTTTCGCATCAACGGCAAGCCTGGCCTGGGCCTCGGGATCTCCATGCGCGACGGCGGCGACGTCCTGGCGCTCGGTCGCAACGTCGAAGAAACGGTAAAGGAACTTAGGAAGGACTTGCCGGTCGGCATCGAGCCCACAATGATCGCGAACCAGCCGGAGACGGTCAGCCATGCGATCGGCGAGTTCATGGAAGCGCTGTGGGAAGCGATCGCCATCGTCCTCGTTGTGAGCGTTTTGAGCCTCGGCTTCCGCGCCGGCTCCGTTGTCGCGATCTCGATTCCGCTGGTCCTCGCAGTCGTTTTCGCGGCAATGCTGGCCTTGGGCATCGACCTTCAGCGTATCTCGCTTGGCGCCCTCATCATCGCTCTCGGCCTGTTGGTCGATGATGCCATGATCACCATCGAGACCATGGTGAGCCGCCTCGAACGTGGCGACGACAAGCCGACCGCGGCCGTCTTCGCCTACGCTTCGACTGCCATGCCGCGGCTTGCCGGGACGCTCGTCACCGTCGCTGGCTTTGTGCCAGTTGGTTTTGCACGCAGTGACGCGGGCGAATACACTTTCTCACTCTTCGCCGTGGTGGCGCTGTCCCTAATCGCTTCCTGGGTGGTGTCGGGCCTCTTTGCCCCTGTCGTGGGCGTTGCGCTCCTGGGAAAGCCAAAGCATTCGCATAGTGAAATGCTGAGCGCGCCGATGCGCTTGTTCAAGCGTGCCCTGTTGGCTGCAATGCGCGCCAAATGGATCACCATCCTTGTGACGGCGGGTCTCTTCGCTGCAGCCCTGGCCGGAGCCCGTCTCATCCCGCAGCAGTTCTTTCCGTCCTCCGATCGGCCTGAGTTATTGGTGGATTTGAAGCTGCAAGACAACGCCTCGATTCTTGCGACAAACGAGGTCGTGCAACAGTTCGACGAGATCGTCGCCGCCGATCCTGACGTCGAGCATTTCTCGACCTATGTCGGTCAGGGCGCCATTCGCTTTTATTTGCCGCTCGACGTAGCCCTGCCGAATCCCTTCTTCGCGCAGTCAGTCATTGTCACCAAAGGACTTAAGGAACGCGAGCAGGTTCGCGCGCGTCTCGAGAAGGCTTTGGCGACGCGGTTCCCGCAGGTCGTCGCGCGCGTCAATCCGCTGGAACTCGGTCCCCCTGTCGGCTGGCCGGTGAAATACCGGGTGGACGGACCAGACCCGGCCCAAGTTCGCTCCATTGCTCTCGAGGTTGCCGATGCCCTAGGCAAGACTGCGGGCCTCCGCAACGTCAACTTCGACTGGGTCGAGCCATCACGGATTATGCGTGTCCGCGTCGATCAGGACCAGGCGAGACAGCTGGGCCTTAGCTCCGCCGTGGTGGCCACCGCGCTCAATGCCATTGTCTCCGGCACGACGGTGACGCAGGTTCGCGACGATATTTATCTGGTCGACGTGGTCGCGCGCGCCGAGCAGACAGAGCGGACCTCTCTTGAATCGCTTCGCTCATTGCAGATCCCGCTTCCGGGCGGGCGGGTGGTTCCACTGAGGCAGATCGCAACCTTTGACTATTCCCAGGAATACCCAATCGTCTGGCGGCGCGATCGCGTTCCGACCCTGACCGTGCAGGCCGACGTGGTGCCTGGTATGCTGCCGGCAACGGCCGTCAAGGCCTTTGAGCCTCAACTCGACAAACTGGTGGCGGCGCTGCCGAGCGGCTATCATATCTCGACTGGCGGCTCGGTGGAGGAGAGTGGCAAGGCCCAAGGCTCGGTTATGGCGGTGCTGCCGGCCATGGGTCTTCTTGTGCTGACGATCCTGATGTTCCAGCTACAGAGCTTCCAGCGCATGTTCCTGGTCTTGAGTGTTGCTCCGCTCGGCATCATTGGTGTGGTGGCGGCCCTGCTGCTTGCACAAGCTCCGCTCGGCTTCGTCGCGATCCTGGGTGTGCTGGCGCTGACCGGCATGATCGCGCGCAATTCGGTCATCCTGATCGATCAGATCGAGACCGAAAGGAGGACCGGCGCCCATCCGTGGGACGCCGTCGTCACAGCCGCGCTCCACCGGACACGTCCGATCCTGCTCACGGCGGCCGCCGCGACACTCGGCATGGTGCCGATCGCGCCGACTGTCTTCTGGGGGCCAATGGCCTTCGCCATCATTGGCGGCCTGGCCATCGCTACGGTTCTCACCCTGATCTTCCTGCCGGCTCTTTATGTCGCCTGGTTCCGAATCAGTGAACCGCGACCAAGCGAGGTCCACGTGGACGCCGCCGAGATAGGAGACCTTGCATTGCAAGCTTGA
- a CDS encoding efflux RND transporter periplasmic adaptor subunit: MKSASTIACLGLAVFACVGASAPPPPEVRPVRTVVASASTEGEPVSLTGHVRARTEENLAFRIDGRMISRKASVGQVVQPGDVVAEIDPQPQQDGLHAAQAQNEAAQAAVHEAANTLERQRTLLGQGWTTRAQFDAAERAFLNAKAQVDSTAAVLHTAQDQFGYTKLVADAPGTVIATGAEAGEVVRAGQTIVTVAHGDGADAVFDVPASLMRQVAPDASIDIALTDDPSVRAVGQVREVAPQADPVTRSYRVKVALSAWPKAMRLGATVTGQTHMQVASGIELPATALTTAGDRPAVWIVDGKTQQVSLRTVDLLRQDSSRIVISRGVESGEIVVTAGVHALRPGQNVRLLGASR, from the coding sequence ATGAAGTCCGCATCCACGATTGCCTGCCTGGGATTAGCCGTCTTTGCGTGCGTTGGTGCGTCCGCGCCGCCACCACCGGAGGTCCGCCCTGTGCGAACCGTGGTCGCCTCCGCCAGCACGGAAGGGGAGCCCGTTTCGCTCACGGGCCATGTCCGCGCACGCACCGAGGAGAACCTTGCCTTCCGCATTGACGGCCGGATGATTAGCCGCAAGGCCAGTGTGGGGCAGGTGGTCCAGCCGGGCGACGTTGTCGCCGAAATCGATCCGCAGCCCCAGCAGGATGGACTGCATGCCGCACAGGCGCAGAACGAAGCAGCACAAGCGGCCGTCCACGAAGCCGCCAACACTCTGGAGCGTCAAAGGACTCTGCTCGGGCAGGGCTGGACCACCCGGGCCCAGTTCGATGCCGCTGAGAGGGCATTTCTTAACGCCAAAGCCCAGGTGGATTCCACGGCGGCCGTATTGCACACGGCCCAGGACCAGTTCGGCTACACCAAACTGGTCGCCGACGCGCCCGGCACCGTGATCGCCACCGGGGCGGAGGCCGGGGAGGTTGTCAGGGCAGGTCAGACGATTGTCACGGTCGCGCACGGTGACGGTGCCGACGCGGTATTCGACGTGCCCGCGAGCCTCATGCGCCAGGTCGCCCCTGACGCGTCGATCGACATCGCGCTGACCGATGATCCGTCGGTGCGCGCCGTTGGCCAGGTCCGTGAGGTGGCGCCACAGGCGGATCCCGTCACCCGGAGCTACCGGGTTAAAGTTGCGCTTAGCGCCTGGCCGAAGGCGATGCGCCTTGGAGCAACAGTGACCGGTCAGACGCATATGCAGGTGGCGAGCGGCATAGAGCTGCCAGCGACTGCCCTGACCACAGCAGGGGACCGGCCGGCGGTCTGGATCGTCGACGGCAAAACGCAGCAAGTCTCGCTTCGAACCGTCGACCTGCTTCGACAGGATTCCTCCCGCATCGTGATATCGCGAGGGGTCGAGAGCGGCGAAATCGTAGTGACCGCCGGCGTGCATGCGCTGAGGCCCGGCCAGAACGTCCGGTTGCTGGGAGCTTCCCGATGA
- a CDS encoding TetR family transcriptional regulator: MRRTKAEAEQTREAVLAAAIDVFLERGVTRATLEQIASAAGVTRGAVYWHFRDKQEIFTALERRANMPNEEFGDRLTARLATQPDLDPLRELADVIRDGLQAFETHPERSRILTILWLRCEYSEDMLPVVMRQREADLALQKLFESVIALAATRGRLAPALSPELAARALLLLVNGSVLDWLRAPGQFELTTSTMPMVAGFLEAISAPKVQPAADHAANMIPRSMT, encoded by the coding sequence ATGAGACGCACCAAGGCCGAGGCCGAACAGACACGCGAGGCCGTCTTGGCCGCGGCGATCGACGTCTTCCTCGAGCGCGGCGTGACCCGTGCTACCTTGGAACAGATCGCAAGTGCCGCAGGCGTAACACGCGGGGCTGTCTACTGGCATTTCCGCGACAAGCAGGAGATCTTCACGGCGCTGGAGCGGCGGGCCAATATGCCGAACGAGGAGTTTGGCGATCGCCTTACGGCTCGCCTCGCCACTCAGCCTGATCTTGATCCATTGCGCGAGCTGGCCGACGTAATCCGGGACGGGCTGCAGGCATTCGAAACCCATCCGGAACGTTCCCGCATCCTTACAATACTCTGGCTGCGTTGCGAATATTCCGAGGACATGCTGCCGGTGGTGATGCGTCAGCGGGAAGCGGACCTGGCGCTCCAGAAATTGTTCGAGTCCGTGATAGCACTCGCGGCAACCCGCGGCCGGCTCGCGCCCGCCCTCTCACCAGAATTGGCAGCGCGCGCGCTCCTGCTTTTGGTCAATGGATCGGTTCTCGATTGGCTCCGCGCTCCCGGACAGTTTGAGCTCACAACAAGCACAATGCCGATGGTGGCCGGGTTTCTCGAGGCGATCAGCGCGCCAAAGGTGCAGCCAGCGGCCGATCACGCGGCGAACATGATTCCTCGGAGTATGACATGA